The following proteins are encoded in a genomic region of Micromonospora olivasterospora:
- a CDS encoding amidohydrolase family protein: MTLTVLRGGILLAPQPAGTGDVVVAGRDILEVGPPGPTSGMAAQATVVDCAGLLIAPGVVDGHLHILGGGGGSGYHTRIPELPADVIVEAGTTSCVGMPGVDPITKNPEALLARAYALPATGPRAWAMAGGFHWPPPTVTGSILRDLHLLPHLVGVKIALYEHKATAPGPTELARLLRELEWVAGATGKAGLLHVHLGTAVGDPDLLARALDESGADPGRVQVTHANYTPDTLGLATRLGGLGCRVDVNPLINPDRITGAIAPVDAIAALLAGGVPAGQLTLSSDGNASVPRTLPGGDIEPFAYRVELLPTVRALVAAGVLDLPDALALVTANPAAALRLDSAGPHGIGTLRTGGPADIVVLEPDLRVRHVYRDGEQLVRDGRAVAPNPFRPPQRPDTTP, from the coding sequence GTGACCCTTACCGTCCTGCGCGGGGGCATCCTGCTGGCGCCGCAGCCCGCCGGAACCGGCGACGTGGTCGTCGCCGGCCGGGACATCCTGGAGGTCGGACCGCCCGGCCCCACCTCCGGCATGGCCGCCCAGGCGACCGTCGTCGACTGCGCCGGGTTGCTCATCGCACCCGGCGTCGTCGACGGCCACCTGCACATCCTCGGCGGGGGCGGCGGCAGCGGGTACCACACGCGCATCCCCGAACTGCCCGCTGACGTGATCGTCGAAGCGGGCACCACGAGCTGCGTCGGAATGCCCGGCGTGGATCCGATCACCAAGAACCCCGAGGCGTTGCTCGCCCGGGCGTACGCGCTACCGGCCACCGGGCCACGCGCCTGGGCGATGGCCGGCGGCTTCCACTGGCCGCCACCGACCGTCACCGGCTCGATCCTGCGCGACCTGCACCTGCTGCCCCACCTCGTAGGCGTCAAGATCGCCCTGTACGAACACAAGGCCACCGCCCCCGGGCCGACCGAACTGGCTCGACTGCTCCGCGAACTCGAATGGGTCGCCGGCGCTACCGGCAAGGCCGGCCTGCTGCACGTGCACCTCGGCACCGCCGTCGGCGACCCCGACCTGCTGGCGCGAGCACTCGACGAATCCGGTGCCGACCCCGGCCGGGTACAGGTCACGCACGCCAACTACACCCCTGACACCCTCGGCCTGGCCACCCGCCTCGGCGGGCTCGGTTGCCGGGTAGACGTCAACCCACTGATCAATCCCGACCGGATCACCGGCGCCATCGCCCCGGTGGACGCGATCGCTGCCCTGCTGGCCGGGGGCGTGCCCGCCGGTCAGCTCACCCTCAGCAGCGACGGCAATGCATCGGTGCCACGTACCCTGCCCGGCGGCGATATCGAACCGTTCGCCTACCGGGTGGAGTTGCTACCCACCGTACGGGCGCTGGTCGCCGCTGGCGTCCTCGACCTGCCGGACGCGCTGGCCCTGGTCACCGCGAATCCGGCCGCCGCGCTGCGGCTGGACAGCGCCGGTCCTCATGGCATCGGCACCCTGCGCACCGGCGGCCCCGCCGACATCGTCGTTCTCGAGCCCGACCTGCGGGTCCGGCACGTCTACCGTGACGGCGAGCAGCTAGTCCGCGACGGCCGCGCCGTCGCCCCGAACCCGTTCCGCCCGCCGCAGCGACCGGACACCACCCCGTGA
- a CDS encoding zinc-binding dehydrogenase yields the protein MTAADPVTRQVLFTPAEAAAGGRPAPPHPVWRSASRAAPAADQVLIQVHAAGLNRADLLQRDLDYTPPAGESAVPGLECAGTIAAIGPDVAGWQVGDQVCALLGSGGYASHALVSHHQLLPVPTGWTMAEAAALPEALATAWWNLRMIAGVRPGDRVLVHAANSGVGTTAVKVAQSLGATVAGTVRGPALADAVHRLGADPVVVSTALNSADELRRLAPDGFDVVLDLVGAAVADMTMVGLRTGGRWLSVGVLGGDQVSLSLRTVIRRRLVLTGGSLRSLPPAEKAAIIADLRRATPWAGPVDLRPVIAARYPAAHVAAALDHLERGGLIGKIVLTDLEEIT from the coding sequence GTGACCGCCGCCGACCCGGTGACCCGGCAGGTGTTGTTCACCCCCGCCGAGGCCGCAGCCGGCGGCCGGCCGGCCCCGCCGCACCCCGTGTGGCGGTCGGCATCACGGGCGGCGCCGGCTGCCGATCAGGTACTCATCCAGGTGCATGCAGCCGGCCTCAACCGCGCCGACCTGCTGCAACGCGACCTCGACTACACGCCGCCGGCAGGCGAGTCCGCCGTACCCGGCCTGGAGTGTGCCGGCACCATCGCCGCGATCGGTCCAGATGTCGCCGGCTGGCAGGTCGGCGATCAGGTATGCGCACTGCTCGGCAGCGGTGGTTACGCCAGCCACGCTCTGGTGTCACACCACCAACTGCTGCCCGTCCCGACCGGCTGGACGATGGCCGAGGCGGCGGCGCTGCCGGAGGCGCTGGCGACCGCCTGGTGGAACCTGCGGATGATCGCCGGCGTACGCCCCGGCGACCGCGTGCTGGTCCACGCCGCGAACTCCGGCGTCGGCACCACCGCCGTCAAGGTCGCCCAGTCGCTGGGCGCCACCGTCGCCGGCACCGTCCGTGGCCCAGCCCTCGCCGACGCCGTGCACCGGCTCGGCGCCGACCCGGTGGTGGTCTCCACCGCCCTGAACTCCGCCGACGAACTGCGCCGGCTGGCACCCGACGGCTTCGACGTCGTACTCGACCTCGTCGGTGCCGCCGTCGCCGACATGACCATGGTCGGGCTGCGCACCGGCGGTCGGTGGCTCAGCGTCGGCGTACTCGGCGGTGACCAGGTGTCGCTGAGCCTACGCACGGTGATCCGGCGCCGCCTGGTACTCACCGGCGGCTCGCTGCGCAGCCTGCCACCGGCCGAGAAGGCCGCCATCATCGCCGACCTACGCCGAGCCACACCGTGGGCCGGACCGGTCGACCTGCGACCGGTCATCGCCGCCCGCTACCCCGCCGCCCACGTCGCCGCCGCTCTGGACCACCTCGAGCGGGGCGGCCTGATCGGCAAGATCGTGCTGACCGACCTCGAGGAGATCACATGA
- a CDS encoding LLM class flavin-dependent oxidoreductase, which translates to MTPSSSANPIGLALGYDPAVTVRRMADSAAAAERAGFDTAFFSETLFTNRDSVSALAAFGLATRRVTLGATQVVRLRSPLVMAQSAATLDELSGGRLVLVLGAYTAKHAARNGRPLTDPVTTLREYVESIRALLTGEPVTYHGEVVRLDDVALNFQPLRPDIPIWIAAASRKGLVNAASIGDGVLLDAGTSPEYSANAVALLRASAEQAGRDPDGLAVAQLINTSIEDDRAAAIEAIRWEVATKFKYASTPKAKMSVGEPTIDPTDLPRFAATYEAGGEAALQKVLPERYVTSLTATGTVDDVRARVDAYRAAGVTMPLVRPAAPHQLDRLLTTFGQAHTVG; encoded by the coding sequence ATGACGCCGTCCAGTTCCGCCAACCCCATCGGCCTGGCACTCGGCTACGACCCGGCGGTCACGGTCCGCCGCATGGCCGACTCGGCCGCCGCCGCAGAACGAGCCGGCTTCGACACCGCGTTCTTTTCCGAGACGCTGTTCACCAACCGCGATTCGGTCTCTGCACTGGCCGCGTTCGGCCTTGCCACCAGGCGAGTCACACTCGGCGCCACCCAGGTCGTGCGGCTGCGCAGCCCACTGGTGATGGCCCAGTCCGCAGCCACCCTTGACGAACTCAGCGGCGGCCGGCTCGTGCTGGTGCTCGGCGCCTACACCGCCAAACACGCCGCCCGCAACGGCCGGCCGCTGACCGACCCCGTCACCACCCTGCGCGAGTATGTCGAATCGATCCGCGCCCTACTCACCGGCGAACCCGTCACCTACCACGGCGAGGTCGTACGGCTCGACGACGTCGCACTCAACTTCCAGCCGCTCCGGCCGGACATTCCGATCTGGATCGCCGCCGCCAGCCGCAAGGGTCTGGTCAACGCCGCCTCGATCGGCGACGGCGTGCTACTCGACGCCGGCACCTCCCCGGAGTACTCGGCGAACGCCGTCGCGCTGCTACGCGCCAGCGCCGAACAGGCCGGCCGCGACCCGGACGGGCTCGCCGTCGCCCAACTCATCAATACCTCGATCGAGGACGATCGCGCCGCCGCCATCGAGGCGATCCGCTGGGAGGTGGCGACCAAGTTCAAGTACGCCTCCACCCCGAAGGCGAAGATGTCGGTCGGTGAGCCGACCATCGACCCGACGGACCTGCCCCGGTTCGCCGCCACGTACGAGGCCGGCGGAGAGGCGGCCCTGCAAAAGGTGTTGCCGGAGCGGTACGTCACCTCGCTGACAGCGACCGGCACCGTCGATGACGTACGGGCCCGCGTCGATGCCTACCGGGCGGCAGGCGTGACAATGCCCCTGGTTCGCCCCGCCGCCCCGCACCAGCTCGACCGCTTGCTCACCACGTTTGGTCAGGCCCACACCGTCGGCTGA
- a CDS encoding glycoside hydrolase family 6 protein: MDPNSEPAKWARANKNDPRAARISAEIATRPIAKWFGEWFTDIGTSVDKYVDAATAAGKLPVLVAYTLPGRDACSGFSGGGQKTPAEYKRWFSAFAGAIGERPAVVIVEPDALGDAECMSAAQIAVRNELLNFATSELRAKAPQAWAYLDAGNVGWGEPAEMAARLHDAGVRNVRGFALNVSNFHPTAKTVEHAEKINAQLKNKGHTAGFVIDTSRNGNGHAGSWCNPPKRKLGSAPQPGTTGEDYRLWIKTPGISDGPCGTAPGVPSGTYSPELAVKLIDGS, translated from the coding sequence GTGGACCCGAACTCCGAGCCGGCGAAGTGGGCCCGCGCCAACAAGAACGATCCCCGTGCCGCGAGGATCAGCGCGGAGATCGCGACCCGGCCGATCGCCAAGTGGTTCGGCGAGTGGTTCACCGACATCGGCACCTCGGTCGACAAATACGTCGACGCCGCCACGGCGGCCGGGAAACTGCCGGTCCTCGTCGCGTACACCCTGCCGGGCCGGGATGCGTGCAGCGGGTTCTCCGGTGGCGGCCAGAAGACACCCGCCGAGTACAAGAGGTGGTTCTCGGCGTTCGCCGGTGCCATCGGCGAACGCCCCGCCGTCGTCATCGTCGAACCCGACGCCCTCGGCGACGCCGAATGCATGTCCGCCGCGCAGATCGCCGTACGCAACGAGCTGCTGAACTTCGCCACCAGCGAGCTGCGCGCCAAGGCACCGCAGGCCTGGGCCTACCTCGACGCCGGCAACGTCGGCTGGGGCGAACCCGCCGAGATGGCGGCCCGCCTGCACGACGCCGGTGTCCGCAACGTGCGGGGCTTCGCCCTCAACGTGTCGAACTTCCACCCGACGGCGAAGACCGTGGAGCACGCCGAGAAGATCAACGCCCAGCTGAAAAACAAGGGCCACACCGCAGGCTTCGTCATCGACACCAGCCGCAACGGCAACGGCCACGCCGGCTCCTGGTGCAACCCCCCGAAGCGCAAACTCGGCTCGGCACCGCAGCCCGGCACCACCGGTGAGGACTACCGCCTCTGGATCAAGACCCCCGGCATCTCGGATGGCCCCTGCGGCACCGCGCCGGGCGTTCCGTCCGGCACGTACAGCCCCGAACTCGCGGTCAAACTCATCGACGGCAGCTGA
- a CDS encoding HTH domain-containing protein yields MINPEILRAARDMLPNPEASVASIAKLLGVSPGTLYNHIPELRAAGRARAAAITAPRRGVRVGGHHGQGQAQQRRAPLVLLGLAVPRGDRGPVTTGLVQLVAAGPDQAGMRQRGDFRRRS; encoded by the coding sequence GTGATCAATCCGGAGATTCTGCGCGCTGCCCGGGACATGCTGCCCAACCCGGAGGCCAGCGTCGCCTCGATCGCCAAACTGCTCGGCGTCAGCCCCGGCACGCTCTACAACCACATCCCCGAGCTGCGCGCCGCCGGCCGGGCCCGGGCCGCGGCGATCACCGCTCCACGCCGCGGCGTCCGGGTGGGTGGGCATCATGGACAGGGTCAGGCCCAGCAGCGCCGCGCTCCACTGGTTCTCCTCGGTCTTGCTGTCCCCCGGGGTGACCGCGGTCCCGTCACGACGGGTCTCGTACAACTGGTTGCCGCTGGTCCCGATCAGGCCGGGATGCGGCAGCGGGGCGATTTCCGACGAAGGTCGTAG
- a CDS encoding serine hydrolase domain-containing protein produces MLRQDPARPRASRLRRLGAALVATVAVAATAAGCGTAPTAMSVPTPPAPGAPADPAALNAADVDAWLDGLLPAALQRTGIPGATVAVVRDGEILTTRGYGHADTGTGTGQPVPVDPDRHLFRVGSVSKLVTAVAVLQLVQSGDLDLDADVDEYLDFTLPRRYDEAVTLRHLLTHTAGFEERIAGLIGLDGSSPDLRAALATDPPEQIYRPGTVPAYSNYGNALAGYIVEHVSGTPFEEYVDRNVLARAGMASSTFAQPLPPALADRMASGHDAAGVAGPFEIVGIPPAGALSAPATDMARFMLALIGEPVGEGPLLDAATRELMQRPGLDATSLGTLADGPRMALGLFDESRNGRHILGHGGDTMFFHSHLQIYPRERAGIFLSLNGGGRGELDSLELRQAVMNGFADRYFPGTSERPAGVDAQTSAAHAAAAVGTYTDSRGFGSNFLTTIGLVGRTTVSVADDHRLLFEPGPLSATPALYEEVAPWVWREVGGQRTLAMRVADDRVTAISHDSAFTLLPVEPARATAVVVPVLGAAVLVLALTVLSWPFGALVRRVLGRPRRDPAGRTARVLSRVAVAGALLALIGWAVNIAAVMGLQEVSAASLRTVQVLQVIGLLGVLPAGVRLVDDVRRRVGWHRVAASALILLALAGTGWFAVEFMLLAPSISY; encoded by the coding sequence ATGCTTCGCCAAGATCCCGCCCGGCCCCGGGCGTCCCGCCTGCGCCGGCTCGGCGCGGCTCTGGTGGCGACGGTCGCCGTCGCCGCCACCGCCGCCGGGTGCGGCACCGCACCGACCGCCATGTCCGTTCCCACGCCACCCGCTCCCGGCGCGCCGGCCGACCCGGCCGCGCTGAACGCGGCCGACGTCGACGCCTGGCTCGACGGCCTGCTGCCCGCCGCGCTCCAGCGGACCGGCATCCCCGGCGCCACCGTCGCCGTCGTCCGCGACGGCGAGATCCTCACCACCCGTGGCTACGGCCACGCGGACACCGGCACCGGCACCGGCCAGCCGGTACCGGTCGACCCGGACCGGCACCTGTTCCGGGTCGGCTCGGTGTCGAAGCTGGTCACCGCCGTCGCCGTCCTCCAGCTCGTGCAGAGCGGCGATCTCGACCTCGACGCCGACGTCGACGAGTACCTGGACTTCACGCTGCCCCGCCGCTACGACGAGGCGGTCACGCTGCGGCACCTGCTGACCCACACCGCCGGGTTCGAGGAGCGCATCGCCGGGCTGATCGGCCTCGACGGCAGCAGCCCGGACCTGCGCGCGGCGTTGGCCACCGACCCGCCGGAGCAGATCTACCGGCCGGGCACCGTGCCCGCCTACTCCAACTACGGCAACGCGCTGGCCGGATACATCGTCGAGCACGTCAGCGGGACGCCGTTCGAGGAGTACGTCGACCGCAACGTGCTGGCCCGGGCCGGCATGGCGTCGTCGACGTTCGCGCAGCCGCTGCCCCCGGCCCTGGCCGACCGGATGGCCAGCGGCCACGACGCCGCCGGTGTCGCCGGTCCGTTCGAGATCGTCGGCATTCCCCCGGCGGGCGCGTTGAGCGCACCGGCCACCGACATGGCCCGGTTCATGCTGGCGCTGATCGGCGAACCGGTCGGCGAGGGTCCGCTGCTCGACGCCGCCACCCGCGAGCTGATGCAGCGTCCCGGGCTCGACGCCACCTCGCTCGGCACCCTCGCGGACGGCCCCCGGATGGCGCTGGGGCTGTTCGACGAGAGCCGCAACGGCCGACACATCCTCGGTCACGGCGGCGACACCATGTTCTTCCACTCGCACCTACAGATCTACCCCCGGGAGCGGGCCGGCATCTTCCTCTCGCTCAACGGCGGCGGCCGGGGCGAGCTGGACAGCCTCGAGCTGCGCCAGGCGGTGATGAACGGCTTCGCCGACCGCTACTTCCCGGGCACGTCGGAGCGACCGGCCGGCGTCGACGCGCAGACCAGCGCCGCACACGCCGCCGCCGCAGTCGGTACGTACACCGACTCGCGCGGTTTCGGCAGCAACTTCCTGACCACCATCGGCCTGGTCGGTCGGACCACCGTCAGCGTCGCCGACGATCACCGGCTGCTGTTCGAGCCGGGCCCGCTGTCGGCCACCCCGGCCCTGTACGAGGAGGTGGCTCCCTGGGTCTGGCGCGAGGTGGGCGGGCAGCGCACGCTGGCCATGCGGGTCGCCGACGACCGGGTGACGGCGATCAGCCACGACTCCGCGTTCACCCTGCTGCCGGTCGAGCCGGCACGGGCCACGGCGGTGGTCGTACCGGTGCTCGGTGCCGCCGTGCTGGTGCTTGCGCTGACCGTGCTCTCCTGGCCGTTCGGTGCCCTCGTCCGACGAGTGCTCGGTCGGCCACGCCGTGATCCGGCGGGGCGTACCGCGCGGGTGCTCAGCCGCGTCGCGGTCGCGGGTGCGCTGCTCGCGCTGATCGGCTGGGCGGTGAACATCGCGGCCGTCATGGGGTTGCAGGAGGTCTCCGCCGCCTCGCTGCGCACCGTGCAGGTGCTCCAGGTGATCGGCCTGCTCGGGGTGCTGCCCGCAGGGGTGCGGCTGGTCGACGACGTACGGCGGCGCGTCGGCTGGCACCGGGTCGCCGCCAGCGCCCTGATCCTGCTGGCCCTGGCCGGTACGGGCTGGTTCGCCGTCGAGTTCATGCTGCTCGCGCCTAGCATCTCCTACTGA